One part of the Lapillicoccus jejuensis genome encodes these proteins:
- a CDS encoding ABC transporter ATP-binding protein codes for MGGGRPARRVDPADRAQLAESPVPWPRVAALFAPHRWSIAAVMALIVASSVVALATPFLLRTVIDDALPRRDTRLLLLTVGGMLAVTVVTSVLGVLQTWRSTLVGQAVMHRLRTDVFAHLQRQSLDFFTRTRGGEVQSRLTNDVAGMQSVVTSTATSIASNLTTAVGTAVAMVALSWRLSLLSLLVLPPAIWLSRRVALLRRDITAKQQRLLADMLTQVDEGLSVSGVQLSKSLGAGERMSARFATTSRELVDLEVASQLAGRWRMATMSVVFAAIPALIYLAAGFPATSGGMTIGTLVAFTALQTGIFRPVMGLLDVGVSVVSSMALFSRIFGYLDLEASVREPEHPVALDRSAVRGEVRIEDVSFRYPGAERDALTGVTLTVPAGGSLALVGETGSGKTTLASLVSRLADPSTGRVLLDGTDLRDLALADLSSVVGAVSQDTYLLHASVRENLLHARPEASDDELWSVLEAAQVARLVRGLPDGLDTVVGARGMRFSGGEKQRLAIARTLLRDPRVLVLDEATSALDNDTEREVQAALDAAARGRTTVTIAHRLSTVRHADTIAVLDHGRVVEQGSHEELLARGGRYAALLDAAELPGAPVPA; via the coding sequence ATGGGCGGGGGCCGGCCGGCCCGCCGCGTCGACCCCGCCGACCGCGCCCAGCTGGCCGAGTCCCCCGTCCCGTGGCCGCGCGTCGCGGCCCTCTTCGCGCCGCACCGCTGGTCGATCGCCGCGGTCATGGCGCTCATCGTCGCCTCGAGCGTCGTCGCGCTCGCGACCCCGTTCCTGCTGCGCACCGTCATCGACGACGCCCTCCCCCGGCGCGACACGCGGCTGCTGCTGCTCACCGTCGGCGGGATGCTCGCCGTCACCGTCGTCACCTCCGTCCTCGGGGTCCTGCAGACGTGGCGCTCGACCCTCGTCGGCCAGGCCGTCATGCACCGGCTGCGCACCGACGTCTTCGCGCACCTGCAGCGGCAGTCGCTCGACTTCTTCACCCGCACCCGCGGCGGCGAGGTGCAGTCGCGCCTGACCAACGACGTCGCCGGGATGCAGTCGGTCGTCACGTCCACCGCGACGTCGATCGCCTCCAACCTCACGACCGCGGTCGGCACCGCCGTCGCCATGGTCGCCCTCAGCTGGCGGTTGTCGCTGCTCTCGCTGCTCGTCCTGCCGCCGGCGATCTGGCTCTCGCGCCGGGTCGCCCTGCTGCGCCGGGACATCACCGCCAAGCAGCAGCGCCTGCTCGCCGACATGCTCACCCAGGTCGACGAGGGGCTGTCGGTCAGCGGCGTCCAGCTGAGCAAGTCCCTCGGCGCCGGGGAGCGGATGTCGGCGCGGTTCGCCACGACCTCGCGCGAGCTGGTCGACCTCGAGGTCGCCAGCCAGCTCGCCGGCCGGTGGCGGATGGCGACGATGTCGGTCGTCTTCGCGGCCATCCCGGCGCTGATCTACCTCGCCGCCGGCTTCCCCGCGACCTCCGGCGGGATGACCATCGGCACGCTCGTCGCCTTCACCGCCCTGCAGACCGGGATCTTCCGGCCGGTCATGGGGCTGCTGGACGTCGGGGTCTCCGTCGTCTCCTCGATGGCCCTCTTCAGCCGGATCTTCGGCTACCTCGACCTCGAGGCCTCGGTGCGCGAGCCGGAGCACCCGGTGGCGCTGGACCGCTCCGCCGTGCGCGGGGAGGTGCGGATCGAGGACGTCTCCTTCCGCTACCCCGGCGCCGAGCGGGACGCCCTCACCGGGGTCACCCTCACCGTGCCCGCGGGCGGGTCGCTCGCCCTCGTCGGCGAGACCGGGTCGGGCAAGACGACCCTCGCCTCGCTCGTCTCCCGGCTCGCCGACCCGAGTACCGGCCGGGTGCTGCTCGACGGGACCGACCTGCGCGACCTCGCGCTCGCGGACCTGTCCTCCGTCGTCGGGGCCGTGTCCCAGGACACCTACCTGCTGCACGCATCGGTCCGCGAGAACCTCCTGCACGCCAGGCCGGAGGCGAGCGACGACGAGCTGTGGTCGGTGCTCGAGGCGGCCCAGGTCGCCCGGCTGGTCCGCGGCCTGCCGGACGGGCTCGACACCGTCGTCGGGGCGCGCGGCATGCGCTTCTCCGGCGGTGAGAAGCAGCGGCTGGCCATCGCCCGCACCCTCCTGCGGGACCCACGCGTTCTCGTCCTCGACGAGGCCACGAGCGCGCTCGACAACGACACCGAGCGGGAGGTCCAGGCCGCCCTCGACGCCGCCGCCCGCGGTCGCACGACCGTGACCATCGCCCACCGCCTCTCCACCGTGCGGCACGCCGACACCATCGCCGTCCTCGACCACGGCCGCGTCGTCGAGCAGGGCTCCCACGAGGAGCTCCTCGCCCGCGGCGGCCGGTACGCCGCCCTCCTCGACGCCGCCGAGCTGCCCGGCGCCCCCGTCCCCGCCTGA
- the valS gene encoding valine--tRNA ligase, whose protein sequence is MTTDSLPRTTRIPEKPSVDGLEEKWEQVWREEATYSFDREKALAGGREGIWSVDTPPPTASGALHIGHVFGYTEADCLARYRRMTGHEVFYPIGWDDNGLPTERRVQNYYGVRGDATLPYDAAFTPPQEGGEGKSAKAADQVPVSRRNFIELCDVLTVRDEVTFEETFRRLGLSVDWDISYRTIDDRSRAVSQAFFLRNLARDEAYQAEAPGLWDVTFQTAVAQAELEARDYPGAYHRVAFHRAGGEPVHIETTRPELLPACVALIAHPDDERYQGLFGTIVTSPIFGVELPVLAHPAAEMDKGAGIAMCCTFGDLTDVQWWRELKLPTRSVITRDGRIQRDVPEWVTSEAGRALFSEMAGKTTFSARTAVVDAIRESGDLDGEPKATQRKANFFEKGDKPLEIVTSRQWYIRNGGRDETVREQMLERGRELAFHPSYMRSRYENWVGGLNGDWLVSRQRFFGVPIPVWYPVDEHGETDWEHPIVPDESALPVDPVAEAPAGYEEAQRGEPGGFVGDADIMDTWATSSLTPQIAGGWLDDPELFAAVFPMDQRPQGHDIIRTWLFATVVRAHFEHGSLPWRNATVNGWILDPDRKKMSKSKGNATTPIDMLKEHGTDGVRYWAAAARLGTDTALDTSQMKVGRRLAIKLLNASRFALGFGAVDGVVEPAGSLADLAAQVTEPLDRSVLATLADVVDKATAAYDAMDYTRALEVTESFFWSFCDDYLELVKDRAYGGRDESASISPEASASARATLRVSLDVVLRLLAPVLVFATEEVWSWFHERTGRDGSVHRAAWPTRAELGAGVDGDLAVLAAVGAALAGVRKAKSEAKVGMRAEVTSLVIAGPSAALEAVRSAEADLSAAGHLGAVSYAEADAVEVRDAVIVPPPPRG, encoded by the coding sequence ATGACCACCGACTCGCTGCCGCGCACCACGCGCATCCCCGAGAAGCCCTCCGTCGACGGCCTCGAGGAGAAGTGGGAGCAGGTATGGCGCGAGGAGGCCACCTACAGCTTCGACCGGGAGAAGGCGCTGGCCGGCGGGCGCGAGGGGATCTGGTCCGTCGACACCCCGCCGCCGACCGCCAGTGGCGCGCTGCACATCGGGCACGTCTTCGGCTACACCGAGGCCGACTGCCTGGCCCGCTACCGGCGGATGACCGGGCACGAGGTCTTCTACCCGATCGGCTGGGACGACAACGGCCTGCCGACCGAGCGCCGCGTGCAGAACTACTACGGCGTGCGCGGCGACGCGACCCTGCCGTACGACGCCGCGTTCACCCCGCCCCAGGAGGGTGGCGAGGGCAAGTCCGCCAAGGCCGCCGACCAGGTGCCGGTGAGCCGGCGCAACTTCATCGAGCTGTGCGACGTGCTCACCGTGCGCGACGAGGTGACCTTCGAGGAGACCTTCCGCCGACTCGGGCTGTCGGTCGACTGGGACATCTCCTACCGGACCATCGACGACCGCTCGCGCGCGGTGTCGCAGGCCTTCTTCCTGCGCAACCTCGCCCGCGACGAGGCCTACCAGGCCGAGGCGCCGGGGCTGTGGGACGTGACCTTCCAGACGGCCGTGGCGCAGGCCGAGCTCGAGGCGCGGGACTACCCGGGCGCCTACCACCGGGTGGCGTTCCACCGGGCGGGTGGGGAGCCGGTGCACATCGAGACGACGCGCCCCGAGCTGCTGCCGGCGTGCGTGGCGCTCATCGCGCACCCGGACGACGAGCGCTACCAGGGCCTGTTCGGCACGATCGTGACCTCGCCGATCTTCGGGGTCGAGCTGCCGGTGCTCGCGCACCCGGCGGCCGAGATGGACAAGGGCGCCGGCATCGCCATGTGCTGCACCTTCGGTGACCTCACCGACGTGCAGTGGTGGCGCGAGCTGAAGCTGCCGACCCGCTCGGTCATCACGCGCGACGGCCGGATCCAGCGCGACGTGCCCGAGTGGGTGACGAGCGAGGCCGGCCGCGCGCTGTTCTCCGAGATGGCGGGCAAGACGACGTTCTCGGCGCGCACCGCGGTCGTCGACGCGATCCGCGAGTCGGGGGACCTCGACGGCGAGCCGAAGGCCACGCAGCGCAAGGCAAACTTCTTCGAGAAGGGCGACAAGCCGCTCGAGATCGTCACGTCGCGGCAGTGGTACATCCGCAACGGCGGGCGCGACGAGACCGTGCGCGAGCAGATGCTGGAGCGCGGGCGGGAGCTGGCCTTCCACCCGTCGTACATGCGCAGCCGCTACGAGAACTGGGTCGGCGGCCTCAACGGCGACTGGCTCGTGAGCCGCCAGCGGTTCTTCGGCGTGCCGATCCCCGTGTGGTACCCCGTCGACGAGCACGGCGAGACCGACTGGGAGCACCCGATCGTGCCGGACGAGTCGGCGCTGCCGGTGGACCCCGTGGCCGAGGCGCCCGCGGGCTACGAGGAGGCGCAGCGCGGTGAGCCGGGCGGGTTCGTCGGCGACGCCGACATCATGGACACCTGGGCGACGAGCTCGCTCACCCCGCAGATCGCGGGCGGCTGGCTCGACGACCCGGAGCTGTTCGCCGCGGTCTTCCCGATGGACCAGCGTCCGCAGGGGCACGACATCATCCGCACCTGGCTCTTCGCGACGGTCGTGCGCGCGCACTTCGAGCACGGGTCGCTGCCGTGGCGCAACGCGACGGTCAACGGCTGGATCCTCGACCCGGACCGCAAGAAGATGAGCAAGTCCAAGGGCAACGCGACGACGCCCATCGACATGCTCAAGGAGCACGGCACCGACGGGGTGCGCTACTGGGCCGCGGCCGCGCGGCTCGGGACGGACACCGCGCTCGACACCTCGCAGATGAAGGTCGGGCGGCGCCTGGCCATCAAGCTGCTCAACGCGAGCCGGTTCGCGCTCGGGTTCGGCGCGGTCGACGGGGTGGTGGAGCCGGCCGGGTCGCTCGCCGACCTCGCCGCGCAGGTCACCGAGCCGCTCGACCGCTCGGTGCTCGCGACCCTCGCCGACGTCGTCGACAAGGCCACGGCGGCGTACGACGCCATGGACTACACCCGTGCGCTCGAGGTCACCGAGAGCTTCTTCTGGAGCTTCTGCGACGACTACCTCGAGCTGGTCAAGGACCGGGCGTACGGCGGCCGCGACGAGTCCGCGTCCATCTCGCCCGAGGCGTCCGCGTCCGCGCGGGCCACGCTGCGGGTCAGCCTCGACGTCGTGCTGCGGCTGCTCGCGCCCGTGCTCGTCTTCGCGACCGAGGAGGTGTGGTCGTGGTTCCACGAGCGCACCGGTCGCGACGGCTCCGTGCACCGCGCGGCCTGGCCGACCCGCGCCGAGCTCGGCGCCGGGGTCGACGGTGACCTGGCGGTGCTCGCCGCGGTGGGCGCCGCGCTCGCGGGAGTGCGCAAGGCGAAGTCGGAGGCCAAGGTCGGCATGCGGGCGGAGGTGACGTCGCTCGTCATCGCCGGGCCGTCCGCCGCGCTGGAGGCGGTGCGGTCCGCCGAGGCCGACCTGTCCGCCGCCGGCCACCTCGGCGCCGTGTCGTACGCCGAGGCGGACGCCGTCGAAGTGCGTGACGCGGTCATCGTCCCGCCGCCCCCGCGCGGCTGA
- a CDS encoding glycogen debranching N-terminal domain-containing protein — MPSAAAPSSDPLRQPWLHELAVVVAGNATLLSAPDGDLDPRADGAQADGARAQGLLVDDRRVLAVLRLEVGGEPASPVASRVVGSGAGFLGAARGLGDLGPDPTVEVERRRELDGGLVERVTVRSRASVPVETDVVWLAGADGLDLAQVKAGEPVGALLPAQVEADGVSWQDDWHATRLRQDPAPDAVELRGDGVTALTTRVSVPAGGEVTLVLRAEVTRRRASAFDADAGASLVDWSSAALEHVADRRVAPLVAASLADLRHLLLRDPEGGDVFAGAGTPWYLTLFGRDSLWAARMVLPFGTDLAAGTLRALARRQGRRTDPATGEAQGKIPHELRRHVYRDEVSGMVLPQVYYGTVDATALWVSLLVDAWRWGLDEAVVRDLLEPLHAALGWLTGPGRDTDGLVRYLDETGTGLANQGWKDSGDSVRRRDGSLAPGPIALVEAQAYAVEALRGAAGLLRALGEPGAEDAEKHAVELEDAVRQRFWVTTDAGRHLALAVDGEGRAVDGLASNMGHVLGTGALDDAESAAVAATLTGEELLDGFGVRTLGRGNGGFNPIGYHTGSIWTHDTAVCAWNLARAGFADEAGRVAVTLVASGESFGRRWPELYSGVPFGDAPTPYPAACRPQAWSAASAAVLASVALGVEADVPAGELRLRPSRTFGPVTVRGLRVGGASVTVRTGADGSVEEVTGLPEGVRVVVR; from the coding sequence GTGCCCTCCGCTGCCGCCCCCTCGTCCGACCCGCTGCGCCAGCCCTGGCTGCACGAGCTGGCCGTGGTCGTGGCCGGCAACGCGACGCTGCTCTCGGCGCCGGACGGCGACCTCGACCCCCGCGCCGACGGTGCGCAGGCCGACGGTGCGCGCGCCCAGGGGCTGCTCGTCGACGACCGACGTGTCCTCGCCGTGCTGCGGCTCGAGGTCGGCGGCGAGCCGGCCAGCCCGGTCGCGTCGCGCGTCGTCGGGTCGGGGGCCGGGTTCCTCGGCGCGGCCCGCGGCCTCGGCGACCTCGGCCCCGACCCGACCGTCGAGGTCGAGCGCCGCCGCGAGCTCGACGGCGGTCTCGTCGAGCGGGTGACGGTGCGCTCGCGCGCGTCCGTCCCCGTCGAGACCGACGTCGTGTGGCTCGCCGGCGCCGACGGCCTCGACCTCGCTCAGGTCAAGGCGGGGGAGCCGGTCGGTGCGCTGCTGCCCGCGCAGGTCGAGGCCGACGGCGTCTCGTGGCAGGACGACTGGCACGCGACGCGGCTGCGCCAGGACCCCGCCCCGGACGCTGTCGAGCTGCGCGGCGACGGTGTGACGGCACTGACGACCCGGGTGTCGGTCCCGGCCGGCGGCGAGGTCACCCTCGTCCTGCGGGCCGAGGTGACGCGGCGGCGGGCGTCGGCCTTCGACGCCGACGCGGGGGCGTCGCTGGTCGACTGGTCCTCGGCGGCGCTCGAGCACGTCGCGGACCGCCGGGTCGCCCCGCTCGTGGCGGCCTCCCTGGCCGACCTGCGCCACCTGCTGCTGCGCGACCCCGAGGGCGGCGACGTCTTCGCCGGCGCCGGAACACCTTGGTACCTCACGCTGTTCGGCCGCGACTCGCTCTGGGCCGCGCGGATGGTGCTGCCCTTCGGGACCGACCTCGCGGCCGGGACGCTGCGGGCGCTGGCCCGGCGGCAGGGGCGTCGTACGGACCCCGCCACGGGCGAGGCGCAGGGCAAGATCCCGCACGAGCTGCGCCGCCACGTCTACCGCGACGAGGTGAGCGGCATGGTGCTGCCGCAGGTCTACTACGGCACCGTCGACGCGACCGCGCTGTGGGTCAGCCTGCTCGTCGACGCGTGGCGCTGGGGGCTGGACGAGGCGGTCGTGCGCGACCTGCTCGAGCCGCTGCACGCCGCGCTGGGATGGCTGACCGGGCCGGGCCGCGACACCGACGGGCTGGTGCGCTACCTCGACGAGACCGGCACCGGCCTGGCCAACCAGGGCTGGAAGGACTCCGGCGACTCCGTACGGCGTCGCGACGGCTCGCTCGCGCCGGGACCCATCGCGCTCGTCGAGGCGCAGGCCTACGCCGTCGAGGCGCTGCGGGGGGCGGCCGGGCTGCTGCGGGCGCTCGGCGAGCCGGGTGCCGAGGACGCGGAGAAGCACGCCGTGGAGCTGGAGGACGCTGTGCGGCAACGGTTCTGGGTGACGACCGACGCCGGGCGCCACCTCGCGCTCGCGGTCGACGGCGAGGGGCGCGCGGTCGACGGGCTGGCCTCGAACATGGGGCACGTGCTCGGCACCGGCGCGCTCGACGACGCGGAGTCGGCGGCGGTGGCGGCGACGCTGACGGGGGAGGAGCTGCTCGACGGGTTCGGCGTGCGCACCCTCGGCCGCGGCAACGGCGGCTTCAACCCCATCGGATACCACACCGGTTCGATCTGGACCCACGACACCGCGGTCTGCGCGTGGAACCTGGCCCGGGCCGGGTTCGCCGACGAGGCCGGCCGCGTCGCCGTGACCCTGGTGGCGTCGGGGGAGTCGTTCGGCCGGCGCTGGCCCGAGCTGTACTCGGGCGTGCCGTTCGGCGACGCGCCGACGCCGTACCCCGCCGCCTGCCGCCCCCAGGCCTGGTCCGCCGCGTCGGCCGCGGTGCTCGCGAGCGTCGCGCTCGGCGTCGAGGCCGACGTACCGGCCGGCGAGCTGCGGCTGCGGCCGTCGCGGACGTTCGGTCCGGTGACGGTGCGGGGGCTGCGGGTCGGCGGCGCGTCGGTCACGGTGCGCACGGGTGCGGACGGGTCGGTCGAGGAGGTCACCGGACTTCCGGAGGGCGTGCGCGTCGTCGTGCGCTGA
- a CDS encoding LacI family DNA-binding transcriptional regulator, which translates to MSEPSPASTASTAASRATIVDVAKAAGVSRQTVSNALNRPDRVAAPTLERVLDAVERLRFTPMVSAQQLRRQRASAAGFEVNPSHQGRLGHILDEFLVELTVDAPRHGIHVVAFAPDPTDVVAGYRQTLASGLVDGFVLADTRHGDPRPDWLLAHEVPFVSFGRVWDRPELTRWVDVDGRAGLRAAVAHLADRGYVHVGFLGWPAGSPVGDDRRAGWVDGLAAAGLTTSPDEAEEAVQDLDEATGAAGRLLDRLGAVRRPAGSTAVVCASDLLALGALRAVRALGLEPGRDVGVVGFDDTDVAAAMQLTSVHQPVADAARAAWRMLLAPAGTPPVAQLLEPTLTVRASSTPG; encoded by the coding sequence ATGTCCGAGCCGAGCCCCGCCTCGACCGCCTCGACCGCCGCCTCGCGCGCGACCATCGTCGACGTCGCCAAGGCCGCCGGGGTGTCGCGCCAGACGGTGAGCAACGCCCTCAACCGCCCGGACCGGGTCGCCGCCCCCACGCTCGAGCGCGTCCTCGATGCCGTCGAACGGCTGCGCTTCACCCCGATGGTCTCGGCCCAGCAGCTGCGCCGGCAGCGGGCCTCGGCCGCGGGTTTCGAGGTCAACCCCTCGCACCAGGGCCGCCTCGGGCACATCCTCGACGAGTTCCTCGTCGAGCTGACCGTCGACGCCCCCCGCCACGGCATCCACGTCGTCGCCTTCGCGCCCGACCCCACCGACGTCGTCGCCGGCTACCGGCAGACCCTGGCCAGCGGCCTCGTCGACGGCTTCGTCCTGGCCGACACCCGGCACGGCGACCCGCGCCCGGACTGGCTGCTCGCCCACGAGGTCCCGTTCGTCTCCTTCGGCCGGGTCTGGGACCGGCCCGAGCTGACCCGGTGGGTCGACGTCGACGGCCGCGCCGGCCTGCGGGCCGCCGTCGCCCACCTCGCCGACCGGGGCTACGTCCACGTCGGCTTCCTCGGCTGGCCGGCCGGCTCCCCCGTCGGCGACGACCGCCGAGCCGGCTGGGTCGACGGCCTCGCGGCCGCCGGCCTCACCACCTCGCCCGACGAGGCCGAGGAGGCGGTGCAGGACCTCGACGAGGCGACCGGCGCCGCCGGCCGCCTGCTCGACCGGCTGGGCGCCGTACGGCGTCCCGCGGGGAGCACCGCCGTCGTCTGCGCCTCCGACCTGCTCGCCCTCGGCGCGCTGCGCGCGGTCCGGGCCCTCGGCCTCGAGCCCGGCCGCGACGTCGGCGTCGTCGGCTTCGACGACACCGATGTGGCCGCGGCCATGCAGCTGACGAGCGTCCACCAGCCGGTCGCGGACGCCGCCCGCGCGGCCTGGCGGATGCTGCTCGCCCCCGCCGGCACCCCGCCCGTCGCGCAGCTGCTCGAGCCCACCCTCACCGTCCGCGCCAGCAGCACCCCCGGCTGA
- a CDS encoding sugar ABC transporter substrate-binding protein: MSTRTPRPRTLRLALIASTAGALALTACSGGGGFDSGSGGGQTQAAAKGPVTITFMITSNGPADVKLQQDVVSGWEKKTGNKVNVVAASDINQQLTQGFAAGSPPDLFFTDANVFPTYAKAGNLVAYGDQVTAKDDFYPGLVKTFTYDGKFYCAPKDSSNLALVVNTDMWKAAGLTDADVPKTWADLETVAKKLTQGDRKGLVIGDTRDRIGAFMKQAGGWIVNDDQTQMTANSDANLTALKEVQKLLQSGSTAFPKGVDSGWGGEAFGKGRAAMTIEGNWIKGALKSDYPNVKYAAYELPAGPAGKGTLSFTQCYGVASASKNQAAAIDLVNYLETDAPSLQLAKGLGVIPPLKSAEAGYKAEFPDDNGFLAGSSYAQGPVTVAGMDPVLKDFDSQIGSLQTGDPKAMLDRLQKNGEAVLK; this comes from the coding sequence ATGTCGACGAGGACCCCTCGGCCCCGGACCCTGCGGCTGGCGCTCATCGCCTCCACGGCGGGCGCGCTGGCCCTGACCGCCTGCTCCGGCGGCGGTGGCTTCGACTCCGGCAGCGGCGGCGGCCAGACCCAGGCCGCCGCCAAGGGCCCGGTGACGATCACGTTCATGATCACGTCCAACGGCCCCGCCGACGTCAAGCTCCAGCAGGACGTCGTCTCCGGCTGGGAGAAGAAGACCGGCAACAAGGTCAACGTCGTCGCCGCGTCGGACATCAACCAGCAGCTGACCCAGGGCTTCGCCGCCGGCTCCCCGCCGGACCTGTTCTTCACCGACGCCAACGTGTTCCCGACCTACGCCAAGGCCGGCAACCTGGTGGCCTACGGCGACCAGGTCACCGCCAAGGACGACTTCTACCCCGGCCTGGTGAAGACCTTCACGTACGACGGCAAGTTCTACTGCGCGCCCAAGGACTCCTCGAACCTCGCGCTCGTCGTCAACACCGACATGTGGAAGGCCGCCGGCCTCACCGACGCGGACGTGCCGAAGACCTGGGCCGACCTCGAGACCGTCGCGAAGAAGCTCACGCAGGGCGACCGCAAGGGCCTGGTCATCGGCGACACCCGCGACCGCATCGGCGCCTTCATGAAGCAGGCCGGCGGCTGGATCGTCAACGACGACCAGACCCAGATGACGGCGAACAGCGACGCCAACCTCACCGCCCTCAAGGAGGTCCAGAAGCTCCTGCAGAGCGGCTCCACCGCCTTCCCCAAGGGCGTCGACTCCGGCTGGGGCGGCGAGGCGTTCGGCAAGGGTCGCGCCGCGATGACCATCGAGGGCAACTGGATCAAGGGCGCCCTCAAGTCCGACTACCCGAACGTCAAGTACGCCGCCTACGAGCTGCCCGCCGGCCCCGCCGGCAAGGGCACGCTGAGCTTCACCCAGTGCTACGGCGTCGCGTCGGCCAGCAAGAACCAGGCCGCCGCCATCGACCTGGTCAACTACCTCGAGACCGACGCCCCGTCGCTGCAGCTGGCCAAGGGCCTGGGCGTCATCCCGCCGCTGAAGTCGGCCGAGGCCGGTTACAAGGCCGAGTTCCCCGACGACAACGGCTTCCTCGCCGGCTCGTCGTACGCGCAGGGTCCCGTCACCGTCGCCGGCATGGACCCGGTCCTCAAGGACTTCGACTCGCAGATCGGCTCGCTGCAGACCGGCGACCCGAAGGCCATGCTCGACCGCCTGCAGAAGAACGGCGAGGCCGTCCTCAAGTGA
- a CDS encoding carbohydrate ABC transporter permease: protein MSRTTSARAGETRSGWLFVTPVVVILGLFLVAPILMAFWVSLSDWAGRGSPLSGAVTFVGGQNYTDLLGQDSLARSDFATSIRNNFYYVLLVVPLQTVLALGLALLLNQRRLKGLSFFRTSYYFPTVTSSVAIGSVFLFLFAGSGSVNALLKLVGVSGPNWFADPRGLLHLLLGAVGVGNGDEQGPAALTDHGFLSLSWWDWLAGPSVAMITIIALVIWVSAGAYMLMFLAALQNIPAEVFEAAAIDGASTWRRTVSVTIPLLRPTLFTVLTLGLIGTWQVFDQIYVMSKGNPSKTTLTPAYLAYDSSINQGAWGQGTAISFVLFAIILVMTGIQSWILRDRDKPRRRLGRAQRGGAGTGGDVGGYLATAGRQQR from the coding sequence GTGAGCCGGACCACCAGCGCCCGAGCGGGCGAGACCCGCTCGGGCTGGCTGTTCGTCACGCCCGTCGTCGTCATCCTCGGGCTGTTCCTCGTCGCGCCGATCCTCATGGCGTTCTGGGTCAGCCTGAGCGACTGGGCCGGCCGGGGCTCGCCCCTCTCGGGCGCCGTCACGTTCGTCGGCGGGCAGAACTACACCGACCTGCTCGGCCAGGACTCGTTGGCGCGCAGCGACTTCGCGACGTCGATCCGCAACAACTTCTACTACGTCCTGCTCGTCGTGCCCCTGCAGACGGTGCTCGCCCTCGGGCTGGCGCTGCTGCTCAACCAGCGCCGGCTCAAGGGTCTGAGCTTCTTCCGGACGTCGTACTACTTCCCCACCGTCACCAGCTCGGTGGCGATCGGCTCGGTCTTCCTCTTCCTCTTCGCCGGCAGCGGCTCGGTCAACGCGCTGCTCAAGCTCGTCGGGGTGTCGGGGCCGAACTGGTTCGCCGACCCGCGCGGGCTGCTGCACCTGCTCCTCGGGGCGGTCGGCGTCGGCAACGGCGACGAGCAGGGCCCGGCGGCCCTCACCGACCACGGGTTCCTCAGCCTCAGCTGGTGGGACTGGCTCGCCGGGCCGTCGGTCGCGATGATCACGATCATCGCGCTCGTCATCTGGGTCTCGGCCGGCGCCTACATGCTCATGTTCCTCGCCGCCCTGCAGAACATCCCGGCCGAGGTCTTCGAGGCGGCGGCCATCGACGGGGCGAGCACGTGGCGCCGTACGGTCTCGGTGACCATCCCGCTGCTCAGGCCGACGCTGTTCACCGTCCTCACCCTCGGCCTCATCGGCACGTGGCAGGTCTTCGACCAGATCTACGTCATGAGCAAGGGCAACCCGAGCAAGACGACCCTCACCCCCGCCTACCTCGCCTACGACTCCTCGATCAACCAGGGCGCGTGGGGCCAGGGGACGGCGATCTCGTTCGTGCTGTTCGCGATCATCCTCGTCATGACGGGGATCCAGTCGTGGATCCTGCGCGACCGCGACAAGCCCCGACGACGCCTCGGCCGCGCCCAGCGCGGCGGCGCCGGCACCGGCGGCGACGTCGGTGGGTACCTCGCGACCGCTGGGAGGCAGCAGCGATGA